GACGCTCGGGCGGCTGGGCGGCGAACTGAACGATGACCACATCCTCCGCTACCAGAAAGGCATGACCCTGACCGAGGTGGGCCACCGCCGCGAGGGCTCGCTGAAATGGGCCTTCCGGGCCGCCGCGGCAGAACGGAAGCGCCCTGGCTTCTTCCCCCTCTGGCACACCCTCGAGGACGCCCGTTGCGAAAATCGCCTCGCGGAGGATCTGCCGGGAACGCGCAAGAACTTCCGCGCCTTCATCCGCCCCGCCCTGGCGATGGCCGAACAACTCCACGCCCGCGGCGAGCTTCCGCTCTACGCCCAGATTCGCTGGGCGGCGTACCTGACGGGGGTCGGCCTTGCGCCCGGCGCTCCAGCCGATGGGCCCGGCGCTCTGCGCACCGCCTGGTTCGATCCGCCTGTGTGCGCGCTTATCGAGGAAATCGGCGATGCCATCGATCGCGCCTGCGGCTCGGCCACGGGGGAAACCTGCTTCCTCGCGGCGGGGGAGATATACGAAATAATCCGCCATCTTCTCACCGAGGAGGAGCTGGCCCAGGCGCGCGATTCCGTCCGGATGCCGGAGCTCGCCGAGGAGACGGTCGAAAACCCGGAGCTGGGACAGGAAAGCGAGGCCGGAGAACTTCAGGAGGAGATGCCGCGCGCCGAGGGGGAAAGCGGCGTCGAGCCCGAGGGCGAGTTCTTCGAACTCTCTCCCGAGGAAATGGAAAAGCTGGGGCACTGGGCCTCGCCCTGGTTCGAGAACCAGGGCAACAAGAAGGAAGTGCACCCGCGCGCCGATTTGCCCGACGAGCGCACCATCGTGACTCCGCTCGAGGGAAAATCCGAGGAATACCGGGCCATCGTGGACGGCGCGAGCAGCCACATCAAGGTACTCGCCACGAAGCTGCTGCAAATTATTCAGGAGCGCACCTACACCCGCTACAGCGGCGCCCACCGCTCGGGAAAACTCAACACCTCGAAGCTCTGGAAGCAGCGGCTCGGCAAGTACCGCCTCTTTCACCGCCGGGAGGAGCCCGAGCGGCTCGATGTGTGCTTCACTCTGCTGGTGGACGAGAGCGGAAGCATGAACCGCGAGTCGAAGTACCTCGCCGCGCGCGAGGCCACTATCTTCTTCGCCGAGGTCCTCGATCGCATCGGCGTTCCCTTCGAGATCATCGGCTACTCGACCGAGAGCTCCGAGGCGGCGATGGCGGCCGCTCTCGGCCATGTGCCGGCCTTCAAGTACCGCCACATCCGGCACTCACCCCTTCAGCACCGGGTGTACAAGGGCTTCGACGACCCCTTCGGCCGCATCAAGAACCGGCTGGTGAACATCTATCCGCGCTTCAACAACTGGGACGAGGAGCATCTCCTGTTCGCCTACCGGCGCCTCCGCAACCGGAGCGAAAAGGAGAAGATCGTCATCATCACCTCGGACGGCCAGCCGAACGGGGATGCTTCCCATCTCGTCCGCACGGTGGAGCGCCTCGAAAAGCTCGGGATACGCATCGTGGGGCTGGGAGTGGTGGACCCGTTCGTGGAGCAGATCTATCCGAACCACATCATCGTCAACGATCTCTCCCAGCTGACCGAGGAGCTGGTCGGCATCCTCCGGCAGGAACTCATCAAAGAGTCCGCCGCGGCTGTCATCCGATGAGGCGGCCGGACATCCCCCTGCGGGAGACGCTGGGACTCCGCCCCGGACAGATCCTCGCCGCGGTCGGCGGAGGCGGAAAGACGCGCCTCCTCGAGCAGCTCGCCGCCGAGTGCCGGGCGGCCGGATGGGCGCCGGTCCTTCTGACGACCACGACGAAGATGTTCGCGCCCGAAAACGGGGCGCCCCTCCTCCTCGGGGAGGCGGGCCTTCTTTCTGAAACCGTGGGCGGGATGAATGAAGCCGCGATCGCCCTTGCCCGGGCCCGCGTGGGTCCTGCCCCTGTGCCCGGCGCCCCCGGTCAAACGCGCATGAAGCTCGATGGCTTTGAGGCCGGAGAGATCGAATCCTTCCGCCGGGAGGCGGGCATGGTCCTTGTCGAGGGAGACGGCGCCCGCGGGCTTCCCATCAAGGCGCCGGGTCCCGGGGAGCCGGTCGTGCCCCCAGGGACGGATGTGGTCTTGGGTGTGATCGGCCTCGATGCGGTGGGCACCCCAATAGATGAGGCCCACGCGTTCCGGCCGGCCCTGCTGGCCGCGGTAGCGGGCCAGCCGCCTGGCAGCCCGATCACGGCCGAGACGCTCGGGCGCCTTGCCGCTCACCCGGCGGGCCTTTTCAAGGGCGCCCCCCCGCAGGCGCGGCGGATCCTGATCATCAACAAATCGGACCTATGCGAGGAACTGGAAAAA
The DNA window shown above is from bacterium and carries:
- the yqeC gene encoding selenium cofactor biosynthesis protein YqeC; this translates as MRRPDIPLRETLGLRPGQILAAVGGGGKTRLLEQLAAECRAAGWAPVLLTTTTKMFAPENGAPLLLGEAGLLSETVGGMNEAAIALARARVGPAPVPGAPGQTRMKLDGFEAGEIESFRREAGMVLVEGDGARGLPIKAPGPGEPVVPPGTDVVLGVIGLDAVGTPIDEAHAFRPALLAAVAGQPPGSPITAETLGRLAAHPAGLFKGAPPQARRILIINKSDLCEELEKTAEIAYIVWNLAGAPRGPVSGMVFTSRISSAVELSVMVN